Proteins encoded together in one Citromicrobium bathyomarinum window:
- a CDS encoding class I SAM-dependent methyltransferase, giving the protein MRRFTSLLALAAFAVATPALADHHGEAMMGESHAHHPALKAAVASDVRGEDSQRDEWRHPFETLDFFGVKPGMTVVDYMPAGGWYTRILVPYLGSEGRYVGLTPDPAAADAERFGEYFGGLPGKFAEVSPSWNLSGAPVSIYASQDVPEAMAGQVDRALIFREMHNLLRSGVLYTELTRIRSMLKDDGMLGIVQHRAKADAPGDYTNGSKGYLRQEDVIALVEAHGFELVGMSDINANPADPANWEGGVWTLPPSNSGDVAGAAETGESDRMTLLFRKR; this is encoded by the coding sequence ATGCGCCGTTTCACCAGCCTGCTCGCGCTTGCCGCGTTCGCCGTCGCCACGCCTGCGCTCGCCGATCACCACGGCGAGGCGATGATGGGCGAAAGCCATGCACACCATCCCGCGCTCAAAGCGGCAGTCGCCTCCGATGTGCGGGGCGAGGATTCGCAGCGCGACGAGTGGCGCCACCCGTTCGAAACGCTCGACTTCTTCGGGGTGAAGCCGGGGATGACCGTGGTCGACTACATGCCCGCAGGCGGCTGGTACACGCGCATTCTGGTGCCCTATCTGGGCAGCGAGGGGCGCTATGTCGGCCTCACCCCCGACCCCGCTGCGGCGGATGCGGAGCGTTTCGGCGAGTATTTCGGCGGCCTGCCGGGCAAGTTCGCAGAGGTTTCCCCAAGCTGGAACCTCAGCGGCGCGCCGGTCAGCATCTACGCCTCGCAGGACGTGCCCGAAGCGATGGCGGGCCAGGTCGATCGCGCGCTGATCTTCCGCGAAATGCACAACCTGCTGCGCTCGGGCGTGCTCTATACCGAGCTCACCCGCATCCGTTCGATGCTGAAGGACGACGGGATGCTCGGCATCGTGCAGCACCGCGCGAAGGCGGATGCGCCGGGTGACTACACCAATGGGAGCAAGGGCTACCTGCGGCAGGAAGACGTCATCGCGCTGGTCGAGGCGCACGGGTTCGAACTGGTGGGGATGAGCGACATCAACGCCAACCCCGCCGACCCGGCCAACTGGGAAGGCGGCGTGTGGACCCTGCCGCCGAGCAATAGCGGCGATGTCGCCGGGGCAGCAGAGACAGGCGAAAGCGACCGGATGACGCTGCTGTTCAGGAAGCGCTGA
- a CDS encoding molybdopterin cofactor-binding domain-containing protein — translation MTVLRRDAPARRGFHVSRRGVLAGAAAGGGLVVAYLLLPQRFDAPLKPGEGEAGFNAWIKIATDGVITVAVPQCEMGQGVTTLIPQLAAMELGADWRQIAVEPAPPAGAYPNLALASHWAPLWMAGGADLASDPDSLLARRFAERTRFTATAAGTTLASYEIPVREAAATARSMLIAEAAARWDIAPEQCRAADGFVIAGKRRLRFAELAEGASRRDPPSVAPLLSEEPAEAPTGAGTGGDTAFPRLDLPAKVDGSFLFAGDIRLPGMAFVAIRQGPLANARLKSFDRKAAANMRGLLGIVKANRWLAAAGETWWAAERALAAMKPVFALANPADSDIIANALAKGLEKGPAQRIALIGASEVVDGKPTVTRRYDVAPAVHAPIETASATAWLKDGKLTLWIASQAPERARVAAARAVGIGVEDVVLVPMAAGGSFDARLDHTHAIQAAVIARELDRPVQLVWSRWQEMIGSPPRAPAAAEISARLGRDGSIIALKTTIAIPPFMREQGARLFDNRTTIAAREESAGQADPLALSGAVPDYEIPNLAVDHVPVSIGLPVARMRGGGDALSAFFSESFIDELAEALGREKLSYRVAMLGPDLKMVEVLQRAARLAEWNGGEVASGQGLACHKMTLGTRSGRIACVAEARAGEGGVRVTRLSAAVDIGRIVNLDLARQQIEGGLIYGLSLAVGSAIGFNGGLPTTSRLAGLNLPTLADTPQIAVEFVASDDPPFDPGELGTVIAAPAIANALSSATGQRFRSLPLDLASAQPS, via the coding sequence ATGACCGTGCTGCGCCGGGATGCTCCGGCCCGGCGCGGCTTTCACGTCTCCCGGCGCGGCGTGCTCGCGGGCGCGGCTGCCGGTGGCGGGCTGGTGGTCGCTTACCTGCTCTTGCCACAGCGATTCGACGCGCCGCTGAAACCCGGCGAGGGCGAGGCCGGGTTCAACGCCTGGATCAAGATCGCCACGGATGGCGTGATCACGGTCGCGGTGCCGCAATGCGAGATGGGGCAGGGCGTCACCACGCTGATCCCGCAGCTCGCCGCGATGGAGCTGGGCGCCGACTGGCGGCAGATCGCGGTCGAGCCTGCGCCGCCTGCAGGTGCCTATCCGAACCTTGCGCTCGCCAGCCACTGGGCACCGCTGTGGATGGCGGGCGGAGCCGACCTTGCCAGCGATCCCGACTCGCTGCTCGCGCGCCGCTTTGCCGAGCGCACGCGCTTTACCGCCACCGCCGCAGGCACCACGCTCGCCTCCTACGAAATCCCCGTGCGCGAGGCTGCGGCGACCGCGCGATCGATGCTGATCGCCGAAGCGGCGGCGCGGTGGGATATCGCGCCCGAACAGTGCCGCGCGGCGGATGGCTTCGTGATCGCGGGCAAGCGCCGCCTGCGCTTTGCTGAGCTTGCCGAAGGCGCGTCGCGGCGCGATCCGCCATCGGTCGCTCCGCTGCTCAGTGAAGAGCCCGCCGAGGCACCGACCGGGGCGGGAACGGGCGGCGACACGGCCTTCCCCCGGCTGGACCTGCCCGCCAAGGTCGACGGCAGCTTTCTGTTCGCGGGCGATATCCGCCTGCCCGGCATGGCCTTCGTCGCGATCCGGCAGGGGCCGCTCGCCAATGCGCGGCTCAAGAGCTTCGACCGCAAGGCGGCGGCGAACATGCGCGGGCTGCTGGGCATCGTCAAAGCCAACCGCTGGCTCGCGGCTGCCGGGGAGACCTGGTGGGCAGCGGAGCGCGCGCTGGCAGCGATGAAGCCGGTCTTCGCGCTGGCCAACCCTGCCGATAGCGACATCATCGCCAATGCGCTCGCGAAAGGGCTGGAAAAAGGCCCGGCGCAGAGGATCGCGCTGATCGGGGCGAGCGAGGTGGTCGACGGAAAGCCGACCGTCACGCGCCGCTACGACGTCGCCCCCGCCGTGCACGCGCCGATCGAAACCGCGAGCGCGACCGCGTGGCTCAAGGACGGCAAGCTGACGCTGTGGATCGCCAGCCAGGCGCCCGAGCGCGCGCGGGTCGCGGCGGCGCGCGCGGTCGGCATCGGAGTGGAAGATGTGGTGCTGGTGCCGATGGCGGCGGGCGGCAGCTTCGATGCGCGGCTCGACCACACCCACGCGATCCAGGCGGCGGTGATCGCGCGCGAGCTCGACCGCCCGGTGCAGCTGGTCTGGTCGCGCTGGCAGGAGATGATCGGCAGCCCGCCACGCGCGCCAGCCGCCGCAGAAATATCCGCGCGGCTGGGCCGTGACGGCAGCATCATCGCGCTCAAGACCACGATCGCGATCCCGCCCTTCATGCGCGAACAGGGTGCGCGCCTGTTCGACAACCGCACCACCATCGCCGCGCGCGAGGAGAGCGCGGGGCAGGCGGACCCGCTGGCGCTGTCGGGCGCGGTGCCCGACTATGAAATCCCCAATCTTGCGGTCGATCACGTGCCCGTCTCGATCGGCCTGCCGGTGGCGCGGATGCGTGGCGGCGGCGATGCCCTGAGCGCGTTCTTCTCCGAAAGCTTCATCGACGAACTTGCCGAGGCGCTGGGGCGCGAGAAACTGTCTTACCGCGTGGCGATGCTGGGGCCGGACCTGAAGATGGTCGAGGTGCTGCAACGCGCCGCGCGGCTGGCCGAATGGAACGGTGGCGAGGTTGCCAGCGGGCAGGGGTTGGCCTGCCACAAGATGACGCTGGGCACGCGCAGCGGGCGGATCGCCTGCGTTGCCGAGGCGCGCGCAGGCGAGGGCGGGGTGCGGGTCACGCGGCTGAGCGCGGCGGTCGATATCGGGCGGATCGTCAATCTCGATCTGGCGCGCCAGCAGATAGAAGGCGGGCTGATCTACGGCCTGTCGCTCGCGGTCGGATCGGCGATCGGGTTCAATGGCGGATTGCCCACCACCAGCCGTCTTGCCGGGCTCAACCTGCCTACGCTAGCCGACACGCCCCAGATCGCGGTCGAATTTGTCGCCAGCGACGATCCGCCGTTCGATCCCGGCGAACTGGGCACAGTGATCGCCGCCCCGGCGATCGCCAACGCGCTTTCCTCGGCCACCGGGCAGCGGTTCCGCAGCCTTCCGCTCGATCTCGCATCGGCGCAGCCATCTTGA
- a CDS encoding DUF1674 domain-containing protein, protein MLETGGEQDHFSHMKRATERPEDFKKPAHWKDDPAPAPEPIDASVEDPKGLSPTRYGDWVKDGIAIDF, encoded by the coding sequence ATGCTTGAAACCGGGGGCGAACAGGATCATTTCTCTCATATGAAACGCGCTACCGAACGCCCCGAAGACTTCAAGAAGCCTGCGCACTGGAAAGACGATCCAGCGCCAGCGCCCGAACCCATCGACGCGAGCGTGGAGGATCCCAAGGGCCTCAGCCCCACGCGCTACGGCGACTGGGTGAAGGACGGAATCGCGATCGATTTCTAG
- a CDS encoding FKBP-type peptidyl-prolyl cis-trans isomerase has translation MPTAKNGDTVAIDFVVKTEAGQVVGNTEESGPQVVTLGKQEIFPAIEAALDGMEVGSVQQVKIESDNAFGPRREELVIDVPRENLPAEPAPQPGMQLSAQGQDGQPIQLVITEVHDNSVKADGNHPLAGEDLTFGVTLVEIKEAA, from the coding sequence ATGCCTACCGCAAAGAACGGCGACACCGTCGCGATCGATTTCGTTGTGAAGACCGAAGCCGGCCAGGTCGTCGGCAACACCGAAGAAAGCGGCCCGCAGGTCGTCACGCTCGGCAAGCAGGAAATCTTCCCCGCTATCGAAGCCGCGCTCGACGGAATGGAAGTCGGCTCGGTCCAGCAGGTCAAGATCGAGAGTGACAACGCCTTCGGCCCGCGCCGCGAGGAGCTGGTGATCGACGTGCCGCGCGAGAACCTGCCCGCAGAGCCCGCCCCGCAGCCGGGCATGCAGCTTTCCGCGCAGGGCCAGGACGGCCAGCCGATCCAGCTCGTGATCACCGAAGTGCACGACAATTCGGTCAAGGCCGACGGCAACCACCCGCTGGCAGGCGAAGACCTGACCTTCGGCGTGACGCTGGTCGAGATCAAGGAAGCCGCGTAA
- a CDS encoding methyltransferase domain-containing protein, producing MANNSNDIPGLPARRAALRLLDGVLRRGETLEQNETAALRGLPASDAGLARAIAAETLRWLVDFDALIDSATREVLPEDAKPRTVLRLMLAQWLRLDTPPHAVVATALPLLSGGPKRLAHGVFGALTKRGVELPAAPTLPEAVAERWGERAEAIAAGLAEPPPLDLTLRDPAQTAEWTVKLGADSLMPGHLRLSRGQAVHGLEGFEDGAWWVQDLAASLPARLLGDGQGRRALDLCAAPGGKTLQLAAQGWQVTALDISAKRLKLLEENLERTGLEAEVIAADAFKWEPPAENGAKFDAILIDAPCTATGTARRHPDVLHRIGPRQIEQMAEVQARLIERASGWLTPGGALVYAVCSLESEEGEEQAEKVWLPREPVSAEELPAGLSPTAHGTLRTDPGMLPEHGGLDGFFIARWRNS from the coding sequence ATGGCCAATAACAGCAACGATATTCCCGGCCTGCCCGCACGCCGCGCCGCGCTGCGCCTGCTCGACGGCGTGCTGCGCCGGGGCGAGACGCTGGAGCAGAACGAGACGGCGGCCCTGCGCGGTCTGCCTGCTTCCGACGCCGGGCTCGCGCGCGCGATTGCGGCGGAAACGCTGCGCTGGCTGGTCGATTTCGACGCGCTGATCGACAGCGCGACGCGCGAGGTTCTGCCCGAGGATGCCAAGCCGCGCACCGTGCTGCGGCTGATGCTGGCGCAGTGGCTGCGGCTCGACACGCCGCCGCACGCGGTAGTCGCGACCGCGCTGCCGCTGCTCTCGGGAGGGCCCAAGCGGCTCGCGCATGGTGTGTTCGGCGCGCTGACCAAGCGCGGGGTCGAACTGCCCGCTGCACCGACGCTGCCCGAAGCGGTGGCCGAAAGGTGGGGCGAACGGGCCGAGGCGATTGCCGCGGGCCTCGCCGAACCGCCTCCGCTCGACCTGACGCTGCGCGATCCCGCGCAGACCGCCGAATGGACGGTGAAGCTGGGCGCGGACAGCCTGATGCCGGGCCACCTGCGCCTCTCGCGCGGGCAGGCGGTGCACGGGCTCGAAGGGTTCGAGGATGGCGCGTGGTGGGTCCAGGACCTCGCCGCCTCGCTGCCCGCGCGCCTGCTGGGCGACGGGCAGGGCAGGCGCGCGCTCGACCTGTGCGCCGCGCCCGGCGGCAAGACGCTGCAACTGGCAGCGCAGGGGTGGCAGGTGACCGCGCTCGACATCTCGGCCAAACGGCTCAAGCTGTTGGAGGAAAACCTCGAGCGCACCGGGCTGGAGGCAGAGGTGATCGCCGCCGATGCCTTCAAGTGGGAGCCCCCAGCGGAAAATGGCGCGAAGTTCGACGCGATCCTGATCGACGCGCCGTGCACCGCCACGGGGACCGCGCGCCGCCACCCCGATGTGCTCCACCGCATCGGCCCGCGCCAGATCGAGCAGATGGCCGAGGTACAGGCGCGCCTGATCGAGCGCGCGAGCGGCTGGCTCACCCCCGGCGGCGCGCTGGTTTATGCCGTGTGCTCGCTCGAGAGCGAGGAAGGCGAGGAACAGGCGGAGAAGGTCTGGCTGCCGCGTGAGCCGGTCAGCGCCGAGGAGCTGCCCGCAGGCCTGTCACCCACCGCGCACGGCACCCTGCGCACCGACCCCGGAATGCTGCCCGAACACGGGGGCCTTGACGGGTTCTTCATCGCGCGCTGGCGCAACAGTTAG
- a CDS encoding cytochrome P450, whose amino-acid sequence MATLAAHQPANVRPQHWKDANPTKADLSHIPGEQGLPVVGNTLKMLADPVGFTKGMVEKYGRVYRNNAFGGTVVALIGADANELVLFDRNKIFSSEQGWGPILDKLFPRGLMLMDFDHHRADRKALSIAFKPEPMRHYVGSLNRGISERMEEWGAGEMKFYPAIKQLTLDLAADSFIGIPFGAEADKVNQAFVDMVQASVAPIRQSLPFTKMKRGTDGRAYLVEYFTKETQRRRAEGGGQDMFSQFATATRDNGELLPVDEVVDHMNFLMMAAHDTITSSATSLVYYLARSPEWQDKLREELRAITGGEGRALNYEELAKAELTEMAFKEALRMIPPVPTIPRRALEAFEFGGYHIPAGTPVGVNPTFVHNDPEIWDSPETFDPMRFTREAEKARHKYAWVPFGGGAHMCLGLHFAYMQIKILMAHMLTRYRIEVAEDYAPDWQAWPIPQPKDGLQIRLVRI is encoded by the coding sequence ATGGCAACGCTCGCAGCTCACCAGCCCGCAAACGTCCGTCCGCAGCACTGGAAGGACGCCAACCCGACCAAGGCCGACCTGTCGCATATTCCCGGCGAACAGGGCCTGCCGGTCGTCGGCAACACCTTGAAGATGCTGGCAGATCCGGTCGGGTTTACCAAAGGCATGGTCGAGAAATACGGCCGCGTCTATCGCAACAACGCGTTCGGCGGCACGGTGGTGGCGCTGATCGGCGCGGATGCGAACGAGCTGGTGCTGTTCGACCGCAACAAGATCTTCTCCAGCGAACAGGGCTGGGGCCCGATTCTCGACAAGCTGTTCCCGCGCGGGCTGATGCTGATGGATTTCGACCATCACCGGGCCGACCGCAAGGCGCTGTCGATCGCCTTCAAGCCCGAGCCGATGCGCCATTACGTCGGCAGCCTCAACCGCGGGATTTCGGAGCGGATGGAGGAATGGGGCGCAGGGGAGATGAAGTTCTACCCCGCGATCAAGCAGCTGACGCTGGACCTCGCGGCGGACAGCTTCATCGGCATCCCCTTCGGTGCGGAAGCGGACAAGGTGAACCAGGCCTTTGTCGACATGGTCCAGGCCTCGGTCGCGCCGATCCGCCAGTCGCTGCCCTTCACCAAGATGAAGCGCGGCACCGATGGGCGTGCCTATCTGGTCGAATATTTCACCAAGGAAACGCAGCGCCGCCGGGCCGAGGGCGGCGGGCAGGACATGTTCAGCCAGTTCGCCACCGCCACGCGCGACAATGGCGAATTGCTGCCGGTCGACGAGGTGGTCGACCACATGAACTTCCTGATGATGGCCGCGCACGACACGATCACCTCCTCCGCGACATCGCTGGTCTATTACCTCGCCAGGAGCCCCGAATGGCAGGACAAGCTGCGCGAGGAACTGCGCGCGATCACCGGCGGGGAAGGGCGTGCGCTGAATTACGAGGAGCTTGCCAAGGCCGAACTGACCGAGATGGCGTTCAAGGAAGCGCTGCGGATGATCCCGCCGGTCCCCACGATCCCGCGCCGTGCGCTGGAGGCGTTCGAGTTCGGCGGGTATCACATCCCCGCGGGCACTCCCGTCGGCGTGAACCCCACCTTCGTTCACAATGACCCGGAAATCTGGGATTCGCCCGAAACGTTCGATCCCATGCGCTTCACCCGCGAGGCGGAGAAGGCGCGGCACAAATATGCCTGGGTGCCCTTCGGCGGCGGCGCCCACATGTGCCTGGGGCTGCATTTCGCCTATATGCAGATCAAGATCCTGATGGCGCACATGCTGACCCGTTACCGGATCGAAGTGGCGGAAGATTACGCGCCCGACTGGCAGGCGTGGCCGATCCCGCAGCCCAAGGACGGGCTGCAGATCAGGCTGGTGCGGATCTGA
- a CDS encoding Mrp/NBP35 family ATP-binding protein, producing MTSNGQTELETVRKALPADLATRIISARQREDRWTLVVDGEGLDAPARERMEAQLHSALAPGDADPAPAIAFMGERVRRRIIAIGSGKGGVGKSTVTANLAVALKRAGVKVGVIDADIYGPSQPILLKSEDLKPEAEGETLQPVRGVADIPMLSMGHLVAKGRALAWRGPMAGRALAQLFEANWGDTELLLVDLPPGTGDVQITMLQKFKPDGAVIVSTPQDLALADAARAGSLFDQGEVPILGLVENMAGYVCPHCGEASDPFGSGGVERAAGRLDLPFLGRIPLSHSVREASDAGDPVALGDTPEAQAFHAIARQIAVAEGLAKA from the coding sequence ACAGACAGAGCTGGAGACGGTCAGGAAGGCGCTACCCGCCGACCTGGCCACGCGGATCATCTCGGCGCGGCAGCGCGAGGATCGATGGACGCTGGTGGTGGATGGCGAGGGGCTGGATGCCCCCGCGCGAGAGCGGATGGAGGCGCAGCTGCACAGCGCGCTTGCGCCCGGCGATGCCGATCCCGCACCCGCGATCGCCTTCATGGGCGAACGTGTGCGCCGCCGGATCATCGCGATCGGATCGGGCAAGGGCGGGGTCGGCAAATCGACCGTGACCGCCAATCTCGCGGTTGCGCTGAAGCGTGCAGGGGTGAAGGTCGGCGTGATCGATGCCGATATCTACGGCCCCTCGCAACCGATCCTGCTCAAGAGCGAGGATCTGAAGCCCGAGGCGGAAGGCGAGACGCTGCAACCCGTGCGCGGCGTGGCGGATATTCCCATGCTTTCGATGGGGCATCTGGTCGCCAAGGGCCGCGCGCTCGCGTGGCGCGGGCCGATGGCTGGGCGCGCGCTGGCGCAATTGTTCGAAGCCAACTGGGGCGATACCGAGCTGCTGCTGGTCGACCTGCCGCCGGGCACCGGCGATGTGCAGATCACCATGCTCCAGAAGTTCAAACCCGATGGCGCGGTGATCGTGTCGACTCCGCAGGACCTCGCGCTGGCGGACGCTGCGCGCGCGGGCTCGCTGTTCGATCAGGGCGAAGTGCCGATCCTCGGCCTGGTCGAGAACATGGCCGGCTATGTTTGCCCCCATTGCGGCGAGGCGAGCGATCCGTTCGGTTCGGGCGGGGTGGAACGCGCGGCGGGCCGCCTCGACCTGCCGTTCCTCGGGCGCATTCCGCTGAGCCACTCGGTGCGCGAAGCGAGCGATGCGGGCGATCCGGTCGCGCTGGGCGATACGCCCGAAGCGCAGGCGTTCCACGCCATTGCGCGGCAGATCGCGGTGGCCGAGGGACTCGCGAAGGCATGA
- the msrA gene encoding peptide-methionine (S)-S-oxide reductase MsrA has protein sequence MAETAIFGGGCFWCTEAVMKDVIGVESVESGYIGGTTQNPTYKEVCTGNTGHAEAVKVTYDADTISYAELLDMFMGTHDPTQLNRQGNDVGTQYRSAIFPLDAKQQEEAEAAIGRWNAANGEMAVTTIEGMSDGEQTATWYSAEGYHQDYWDGEGQRNPYCQATIPPKLMKLRKSFQKYVKDDA, from the coding sequence ATGGCAGAGACGGCAATTTTCGGAGGCGGATGCTTCTGGTGCACCGAGGCGGTGATGAAGGACGTGATCGGCGTCGAGAGCGTCGAGAGCGGCTATATCGGCGGCACCACGCAGAACCCGACCTACAAGGAAGTGTGCACGGGCAATACCGGCCATGCCGAGGCCGTGAAGGTGACCTACGACGCCGACACGATCAGCTATGCCGAACTGCTCGACATGTTCATGGGCACGCACGACCCGACCCAGCTCAACCGGCAGGGCAATGATGTGGGCACGCAGTACCGCAGCGCGATCTTCCCGCTCGACGCGAAGCAGCAGGAAGAAGCCGAAGCCGCGATCGGCCGCTGGAATGCCGCCAACGGCGAGATGGCGGTGACCACGATCGAAGGCATGTCCGACGGCGAGCAGACCGCGACCTGGTATTCGGCCGAGGGCTATCATCAGGACTACTGGGACGGCGAAGGCCAGCGCAATCCCTATTGCCAGGCGACCATTCCGCCCAAGCTGATGAAGCTGCGCAAGAGCTTCCAGAAATACGTCAAGGACGACGCCTGA
- a CDS encoding SIMPL domain-containing protein (The SIMPL domain is named for its presence in mouse protein SIMPL (signalling molecule that associates with mouse pelle-like kinase). Bacterial member BP26, from Brucella, was shown to assemble into a channel-like structure, while YggE from E. coli has been associated with resistance to oxidative stress.), with protein MDLKHLPLLAVPLALAACQQPAYDPRGVDHDETLLSVSATGESEVRPDEAFFQVGVENFGPTGKAASDANAKDIAKVVAALKEAGVPADDIQTRTVGIQRIQYGDRKGQYQANNIVAVTVRDIEKAGDAVTAATEAGANVFSGPDLRISDSEKAANTAYGEAFKAAKARAQAYADAADMKIARVLTIRDGGGSQGDRYIPGAPPPPPPVAPMVRTQAVTEEAGGGVIQPGQTTSRVSVQVDFALVPK; from the coding sequence ATGGATTTGAAGCATCTGCCCCTGCTCGCCGTGCCGCTGGCGCTCGCCGCGTGCCAGCAACCGGCCTATGACCCGCGCGGGGTCGATCATGACGAAACGCTGCTGTCGGTCAGCGCAACGGGCGAATCCGAAGTGCGACCCGACGAGGCGTTCTTCCAGGTCGGGGTCGAGAATTTCGGGCCGACCGGCAAGGCGGCAAGCGATGCCAATGCGAAGGATATCGCCAAGGTGGTCGCCGCGCTGAAGGAGGCGGGGGTGCCTGCGGACGATATCCAGACGCGCACCGTCGGCATCCAGCGGATCCAGTACGGCGACCGCAAGGGGCAGTACCAGGCGAACAACATCGTCGCGGTGACCGTGCGCGATATCGAGAAGGCGGGCGATGCCGTGACCGCGGCGACAGAGGCGGGCGCCAACGTGTTCTCCGGCCCGGACCTGCGCATCTCCGACAGCGAGAAGGCGGCCAACACCGCCTATGGCGAGGCGTTCAAGGCCGCCAAGGCCCGCGCGCAGGCCTATGCCGATGCCGCCGATATGAAGATCGCCCGCGTGCTCACCATCCGCGATGGCGGCGGGTCGCAGGGCGATCGCTACATCCCCGGCGCACCGCCCCCGCCGCCGCCCGTCGCGCCGATGGTCCGCACGCAGGCGGTGACCGAAGAGGCCGGCGGCGGGGTGATCCAGCCCGGCCAGACGACCAGCCGCGTCTCCGTGCAGGTGGACTTCGCGCTGGTGCCAAAGTAA
- the hemH gene encoding ferrochelatase, producing MTWQDQQLPEGHPSVRSGKIGVLLVNLGTPVAPTTADVRTYLAEFLSDRRVIEIPALVWQPILRGVILNTRPQKSAEAYRKVWSEDGSPLAAITKGQAVAMQGALGGDGRVMVDWAMRYGAPSIPDRLAALQDAGCDRILLAPMYPQYCAATTATVVDKAGDWLREQRWQPSLRTLPPYHDEPLYIDALAADIGRQLDALDFVPELLLLSFHGMPARTLTLGDPYHCHCHKTARLLEAKMASRGLRFRTSFQSRFGRAKWLEPATDAVLEEEARSGTKRIAVVAPGFSADCLETLEELAIEGHEQFVEAGGEEFAALACLNTSDAGLSMLETLLRRELAGWI from the coding sequence ATGACCTGGCAGGATCAGCAACTCCCCGAGGGGCACCCCTCCGTACGCTCGGGCAAGATCGGCGTGCTGCTGGTCAACCTGGGCACCCCCGTCGCGCCGACCACCGCCGATGTGCGGACCTATCTGGCCGAATTCCTGTCGGACAGGCGCGTGATCGAGATTCCCGCGCTGGTCTGGCAACCGATCCTGCGCGGCGTCATCCTCAACACCCGGCCCCAGAAATCGGCGGAAGCGTACCGCAAGGTGTGGAGCGAGGACGGCTCCCCGCTCGCCGCGATTACCAAGGGGCAGGCGGTGGCGATGCAGGGCGCGCTGGGCGGCGACGGGCGCGTGATGGTCGACTGGGCGATGCGCTACGGCGCGCCGTCGATCCCCGACCGGCTCGCCGCCTTGCAGGATGCCGGGTGCGACCGCATCCTGCTCGCGCCGATGTACCCGCAATATTGCGCCGCGACGACCGCCACCGTGGTCGACAAGGCGGGCGACTGGCTGCGCGAACAGCGCTGGCAGCCGAGCCTGCGCACCCTCCCGCCCTATCACGACGAGCCGCTTTATATCGACGCGCTGGCCGCGGATATCGGTCGCCAGCTGGATGCGCTGGACTTCGTGCCCGAACTGCTGCTGCTCAGCTTCCACGGGATGCCCGCGCGCACGCTGACCCTGGGCGATCCGTACCACTGCCACTGCCACAAGACCGCGCGCCTGCTCGAAGCGAAGATGGCGTCACGGGGCCTGCGTTTCCGGACCAGCTTCCAGTCGCGCTTCGGCCGGGCCAAGTGGCTCGAACCGGCCACCGACGCGGTGCTGGAAGAGGAAGCGCGCAGCGGCACGAAGCGAATCGCGGTGGTTGCGCCCGGTTTCTCCGCCGATTGTCTGGAAACGCTCGAAGAGCTGGCCATCGAAGGGCATGAGCAGTTCGTCGAAGCGGGGGGCGAAGAATTCGCCGCGCTCGCCTGCCTCAATACATCGGATGCCGGGCTTTCCATGCTCGAGACGCTGTTGCGGCGCGAACTGGCAGGGTGGATCTGA